One part of the Anopheles merus strain MAF chromosome 3L, AmerM5.1, whole genome shotgun sequence genome encodes these proteins:
- the LOC121599557 gene encoding protein aubergine-like, with translation MDQPNRGRGRGTRGGPGGSGAQPNWKQGGGPSRPPYVSDRPQEAAGASGNGGNGNGNGNGNGNGNGDPSTRSVVPVAQRGGGNGGGAGAGDGPSGRGAMRGSRYVPEVVVTRLPNAPSKQGTLGTKLLLKTNYFRLTRKEDSVIFQYRIDFDPVVEDQRVVHALLRTQGPLFGPYIFDGTMLFLYNKLRQDEVEVQVKDPRTDLLYKLRIRRVGTVDMTSEKAFLILNLMHRQAMGSLKLLPINRYYFDPLAKISIPQYGLELFPGYVTSIRQHEKDVLLCVEITHRVMRTDTVYKTLQNMQRQPGAFRENFVKMVVGSQVMCTYNQKSYKVTDVDFNTTPSSSFTSREGENITFMEYYRKAYNITIRDPKQPMLVSTPSQRMLRSGASGPILLVPELCRLTGITDDMRRDFNLMRSIADQTRIGADKRIERLQRFNERLQETPASREVFTFWKTELDRRLVEVPARLLAQETIMFRADGGGVPAGPEADWNQAFRNNHMFKTVPLQRWFIVCERKAEQLTRDFVGAMMQVSNGMGFKVAQPQILYLQNDSGASYTNAINELMNKDPQLVMCIVPNDRADRYKAIKKKCCVDRPLPCQVIKARTITPKNQNLRALLTIATKVMIQLNCKLGGIPWIVKNPLSSVMVVGFDVCHDASDKSLSYGALVATMYAAKHIEPKYFSVIERHQRGEELSSFLSSNIVKALRKYQEQFGEGVLPRRILVYRDGVGDGQLGHVVEHEVRAIKEKLTRVYENNEFKSQLSVIVVNKRINTRLFDGGRNPPPGTVVDDIVTLPERTDFFLISQTVRQGTVSPTSYNVIFDESGLKPDQLQVYTSKQTHLYYNWCGSVAVPAVCQYAHKLAFLVSQFIHNQPHHMLEGRLYYL, from the exons ATGGACCAGCCCAATCGTGGACGCGGTCGCGGAACACGTGGCGGACCCGGCGGCAGCGGTGCGCAGCCGAACTGGAAGCAGGGCGGTGGTCCCTCCCGCCCACCGTACGTTTCCGACCGCCCCCAGGAAGCAGCAGGCGCTAGCGGAAATGGTGGCAACGGTAACGGCaatggcaacggcaacggcaatgGAAATGGAGATCCATCCACCAGATCCGTCGTGCCGGTGGCACAGCGCGGCGGCGGCAACGGTGGCGGAGCAGGGGCCGGCGATGGGCCGTCGGGGCGGGGTGCGATGCGCGGATCGCGCTACGTGCCGGAGGTGGTCGTGACCCGGCTGCCGAACGCACCGTCCAAGCAGGGCACGCTCGGCACGAAGCTGCTGCTCAAGACGAACTACTTCCGGCTGACGCGCAAGGAGGACAGCGTCATCTTCCAGTACCGCATCGACTTCGATCCGGTGGTGGAGGATCAGCGGGTGGTGCATGCGCTGCTCCGCACCCAGGGCCCGCTGTTCGGGCCGTACATCTTCGACGGCACGATGCTGTTCCTGTACAACAAGCTGCGGCAGGACGAGGTCGAGGTGCAGGTGAAGGACCCGCGCACCGACCTGCTGTACAAGCTGCGCATACGGCGCGTCGGCACGGTCGACATGACGTCGGAGAAGGCGTTCCTCATACTGAACCTGATGCACCGGCAGGCGATGGGCAGCCTGAAGCTGCTACCGATCAATCGGTACTACTTCGACCCGCTGGCCAAAATCTCCATCCCCCAGTACGGGCTGGAGCTGTTCCCCGGGTACGTGACGTCGATCCGGCAGCACGAGAAGGACGTGCTGCTGTGCGTGGAGATCACGCACCGGGTGATGCGCACGGACACGGTGTACAAGACGCTGCAGAACATGCAGCGGCAGCCGGGCGCGTTCCGGGAAAACTTCGTCAAGATGGTCGTCGGCTCGCAGGTGATGTGCACGTACAACCAGAAGTCGTACAAGGTGACGGACGTCGACTTTAACACcacgccgtcgtcgtcgttcacCAGCCGGGAGGGCGAAAACATCACCTTCATGGAGTACTACCGCAAGGCGTACAACATTACGATCCGCGACCCGAAGCAGCCCATGCTGGTGTCGACGCCGAGCCAGCGCATGCTGCGGTCGGGCGCGAGCGGCCCGATCCTGCTCGTGCCGGAGCTGTGCCGGCTGACCGGCATCACGGACGACATGCGGCGGGACTTCAATCTGATGCGCAGCATCGCGGACCAGACGCGCATCGGGGCGGACAAGCGCATCGAGCGGCTGCAGCGGTTCAACGAGCGGCTGCAGGAAACGCCGGCCAGCCGGGAGGTGTTCACGTTCTGGAAGACCGAGCTCGACCGGCGCCTGGTGGAGGTGCCGGCCCGCCTGCTGGCGCAGGAGACGATCATGTTCCGGGCGGACGGGGGCGGCGTGCCGGCCGGCCCGGAAGCGGACTGGAATCAGGCGTTCCGCAACAATCACATGTTCAAGACGGTGCCGCTGCAGCGCTGGTTCATCGTGTGCGAGCGCAAGGCGGAGCAGCTGACGCGGGACTTTGTCGGTGCGATGATGCAGGTCTCGAACGGGATGGGCTTCAAGGTGGCACAGCCGCAGAT CCTCTATTTGCAGAACGACTCGGGCGCGTCCTACACGAACGCCATCAACGAGCTGATGAACAAGGATCCGCAGCTGGTGATGTGCATCGTGCCGAACGATCGGGCCGACCGGTACAAGGCGATCAAGAAGAAGTGCTGCGTCGACCGGCCGCTCCCGTGCCAGGTGATAAAGGCGCGCACGATCACGCCGAAGAATCAGAACCTGCGCGCGCTGCTGACGATCGCGACCAAGGTGATGATACAGCTGAACTGCAAGCTCGGCGGCATACCGTGGATCGTGAAGAATCCGCTGAGCAGCGTGATGGTGGTCGGGTTCGACGTGTGTCACGACGCGAGCGACAAGTCGCTCTCGTACGGTGCGCTGGTCGCGACGATGTACGCCGCCAAGCACATCGAGCCGAAGTACTTCTCGGTGATCGAGCGGCACCAGCGGGGCGAGGAGCTGTCCAGCTTCCTGTCCAGCAACATCGTGAAGGCGCTGCGCAAGTACCAGGAGCAGTTCGGCGAGGGCGTGCTGCCCCGCCGCATCCTCGTGTACCGCGACGGCGTCGGCGACGGTCAGCTCGGCCACGTGGTCGAACACGAGGTGCGCGCGATCAAGGAGAAGCTGACGCGGGTGTACGAGAACAACGAGTTCAAGTCGCAGCTGTCGGTGATCGTGGTGAACAAGCGCATCAACACGCGCCTGTTCGACGGGGGTCGCAACCCGCCGCCCGGCACGGTGGTGGACGATATCGTCACGCTGCCGGAAAG AACCGACTTCTTCCTTATCTCGCAAACGGTGCGCCAGGGTACGGTGTCCCCGACCTCGTACAACGTGATCTTCGACGAGAGCGGGCTCAAGCCGGACCAGCTGCAGGTGTACACGTCGAAGCAGACCCATCTGTACTACAACTGGTGCGGTTCGGTCGCCGTACCGGCCGTCTGCCAGTACGCCCACAAGCTCGCGTTCCTGGTTTCGCAGTTCATCCATAACCAGCCCCACCATATGCTGGAAGGCCGCCTCTATTATCTATAG
- the LOC121598768 gene encoding eukaryotic translation initiation factor 5 has protein sequence MATVNVNRNVTDIFYRYKMPRINAKVEGKGNGIKTVIVNMADVARAIGRPATYPTKYFGCELGAQTQFDHKNERFIVNGSHDAAKLQDLLDGFIRKFVLCPECDNPETDLIVSSKKGTISQGCKACGFHGPLEVNHKVNTFIIKNPPNVNPASQGASLTEGKRSKRTKKGENGDDSTAGLNTTANGGGENGTNGEQNGDADSPNGSIAGGDVDDVSWTVDTSEEAVRARMQDLTDGAKNMTVSDDFDKTEKERMDIFYELVKRKRDANELDNVQVHKELVTEASRLDIQSKATLVLVELLFTANITQEARKYRNLLLRFTHEDKKAQKYFIGGLEQTISLHADKLMDKVPGLLKLFYDSDVLDEKVILDWSQKVSKKYVSKEIAAQIHERAKPFVQWLQEAEEEESSEEDDDSEVEIEYDDRAKVDSLRKEPAKPDPKKLARASLEEDDEDGDDLNIDDI, from the exons ATGGCTACCGTGAACGTGAATCGCAATGTGACCGACATCTTCTACCGGTACAAGATGCCCCGCATCAACGCGAAGGTAGAGGGTAAGGGAAACGGCATCAAGACGGTGATCGTGAACATGGCCGATGTGGCGCGCGCGATCGGCCGCCCGGCAACCTACCCGACGAAGTACTTTGGCTGCGAGCTGGGAGCTCAAACGCAATTTGACCATAAG AACGAACGCTTCATTGTGAACGGTTCGCACGATGCGGCCAAGCTGCAGGACCTGCTCGACGGGTTCATCCGCAAGTTTGTGCTGTGCCCGGAGTGCGACAACCCGGAGACGGATCTGATCGTCTCGTCCAAGAAGGGTACGATCTCGCAGGGCTGCAAGGCGTGCGGCTTCCACGGGCCGCTCGAGGTGAACCACAAGGTGAACACGTTCATCATCAAGAACCCGCCGAACGTGAACCCGGCCAGCCAGGGCGCGTCCCTGACCGAGGGCAAGCGCAGCAAGCGCACCAAGAAGGGCGAGAACGGCGACGACTCGACGGCCGGGCTGAACACCACGGCGAACGGCGGTGGTGAGAACGGCACCAACGGCGAGCAGAACGGCGACGCCGACTCGCCGAACGGGTCGATTGCGGGCGGCGACGTGGACGACGTGAGCTGGACGGTCGACACGTCCGAGGAGGCGGTGCGGGCCCGCATGCAGGATCTGACCGACGGCGCGAAGAACATGACCGTGTCGGACGACTTCGACAAGACGGAGAAGGAGCGGATGGACATCTTCTACGAGCTGGTGAAGCGCAAGCGGGACGCGAACGAGCTGGACAACGTGCAGGTGCACAAGGAGCTGGTGACCGAGGCGAGCCGGCTCGACATCCAGTCGAAGGCGACGCTCGTGCTGGTGGAGCTGCTGTTCACCGCCAACATCACGCAGGAGGCGCGCAAGTACCGCAACCTGCTGCTGCGCTTCACGCACGAGGACAAGAAGGCGCAGAAGTACTTCATCGGCGGGCTGGAGCAGACGATCTCGCTGCACGCGGACAAGCTGATGGACAAGGTGCCCGGGCTGCTGAAGCTGTTCTACGACAGCGACGTGCTGGACGAGAAGGTCATCCTCGACTGGTCGCAGAAGGTGAGCAAGAAGTACGTCTCGAAGGAGATCGCGGCCCAGATCCACGAGCGCGCCAAACCCTTCGTCCAGTGGCTGCAGgaggcggaggaggaggaatcGTCCGAGGAGGACGACGATTCGGAGGTCGAGATCGAGTACGACGACCGGGCGAAGGTGGACTCGCTGCGCAAGGAGCCGGCCAAACCGGACCCGAAGAAGCTGGCCCGCGCCTCGCTCGAGGAGGATGACGAGGATGGCGATGATCTGAACATTGATGATATCTAA